The Sulfurimonas sp. genome includes a region encoding these proteins:
- a CDS encoding PAS domain-containing protein — translation MLKVMKDEDFIVSKTDIRGRITYCNKIFMDMAEYTEEELVGKAHSIIRHPDMPKAVFRYLWEMIPKKQEVFAYVLNRGKNGNDYWVYANITATLDERGNIVDYYSVRRKPNSKALDVIIPLYKKMLEAEKSNGVDASFKILTDILKDKGVSYDELIISLQNQ, via the coding sequence ATGCTAAAAGTAATGAAAGATGAAGATTTTATCGTCTCAAAAACAGATATAAGAGGGCGCATAACATACTGCAATAAAATTTTTATGGATATGGCAGAGTATACGGAAGAGGAGCTAGTCGGCAAGGCTCACAGCATTATTAGACATCCAGATATGCCAAAAGCTGTTTTTAGGTATCTTTGGGAGATGATTCCGAAAAAACAAGAGGTTTTTGCGTATGTTCTAAACAGAGGCAAAAACGGAAACGATTATTGGGTTTATGCAAACATAACCGCGACACTTGATGAGAGAGGCAATATCGTCGATTACTATTCAGTAAGAAGAAAACCCAACAGCAAAGCTCTTGATGTTATCATACCCCTATATAAAAAGATGCTTGAAGCAGAAAAGAGCAACGGAGTTGACGCTTCGTTTAAAATTTTAACAGATATTTTAAAAGATAAAGGAGTAAGTTACGATGAACTTATTATCTCTCTTCAAAACCAATAA
- a CDS encoding methyl-accepting chemotaxis protein: MNLLSLFKTNKNKEKHAQMHDAIITVLKDAANGKLSGRITGIPNDNSKESAFAWTINDVLDQLEAFMRDVETSIESAAAGKTYRTTNPQGLHGAFRSTSEKLKLAISSVAVGYETKIKGELSDKLSTLGGGMASALEVIQKDIILSQNGSDEISKVSQKTADLSSESLQSVHEISEKLGILLNSITSSHEIIINLEQRSRDISNVVGLIKDIADQTNLLALNAAIEAARAGEHGRGFAVVADEVRKLAERTQKATQEIEITISTLQQEANEMRSSSDNISEIAEESNSVINDFQKTFEELNSNANRSSEISVTMNNQLFTTLVKVDHIIYKSTAYSSVLSSHSDKAFVDHKNCRMGKWYLGIGKDKFGHTKSFVELDSVHAKVHDSVLKNQEFVKNGTVLKADHPKTIYENFHEMENASGILFKKLDDMVEEYRKNSKK, from the coding sequence ATGAACTTATTATCTCTCTTCAAAACCAATAAAAATAAAGAGAAGCATGCTCAAATGCATGATGCAATCATTACCGTCTTAAAAGATGCCGCAAACGGAAAACTTAGCGGAAGAATCACCGGCATACCAAACGATAACTCAAAAGAGTCTGCATTTGCTTGGACGATTAACGATGTTCTTGACCAGCTAGAAGCATTTATGAGGGATGTTGAAACCTCTATAGAGAGTGCTGCGGCAGGCAAAACATACAGAACTACAAATCCACAAGGTCTGCACGGCGCATTTCGCTCAACTTCGGAAAAACTGAAATTGGCAATCTCCTCGGTTGCAGTCGGATATGAAACAAAAATCAAAGGCGAACTATCGGACAAGCTCAGCACTTTAGGCGGCGGAATGGCAAGTGCGCTAGAGGTTATACAAAAAGATATTATACTTTCTCAAAACGGTTCTGACGAGATCTCAAAAGTTTCACAAAAAACTGCGGATCTCTCCTCGGAAAGTCTGCAAAGTGTTCATGAGATTAGCGAGAAATTGGGGATTTTACTTAACTCCATCACATCATCACATGAAATAATCATAAACCTTGAACAGAGGTCCCGCGATATCTCAAATGTTGTAGGACTTATCAAAGATATAGCGGATCAGACAAATCTTCTTGCCCTAAACGCTGCCATCGAAGCGGCAAGAGCAGGCGAACACGGCAGAGGGTTTGCGGTTGTTGCGGATGAGGTAAGAAAACTTGCAGAACGCACTCAAAAAGCAACCCAAGAGATAGAGATAACCATATCTACCCTCCAACAGGAAGCCAATGAGATGAGAAGCAGCTCGGATAATATCTCCGAGATTGCAGAGGAGTCAAACAGCGTAATAAACGACTTTCAAAAAACATTTGAGGAGTTAAACTCAAATGCAAACAGATCATCGGAAATCTCCGTTACCATGAACAATCAACTCTTTACGACACTTGTAAAAGTAGACCATATCATATACAAATCGACAGCCTACTCGTCTGTGTTAAGTTCTCATAGCGATAAAGCGTTCGTAGATCATAAAAATTGCCGTATGGGCAAATGGTATTTGGGTATCGGAAAAGATAAGTTCGGACATACGAAATCCTTTGTCGAACTAGATAGTGTACATGCCAAAGTTCACGATTCGGTTTTAAAAAATCAAGAGTTTGTGAAAAACGGCACCGTACTAAAAGCAGATCATCCAAAAACAATTTATGAAAACTTTCACGAAATGGAAAACGCTTCGGGCATACTCTTTAAAAAATTAGACGATATGGTTGAAGAGTATAGGAAAAATAGTAAAAAATAA
- a CDS encoding B12-binding domain-containing radical SAM protein, whose product MKIILTTLNSRFTHTSIALRYLYANLKELQNDAKIIEFSINDAIQTIAEKLLIHSPQIIGIGVYIWNVSQVSELIHIIKKISPNTKIVLGGPEVSHEPFRVNLDNADFIIQGEGDEAFYRLCRDIFDAKPSNRIIKMGMPSLKNIELPYKFYTDEDIKNRYIYVEASRGCPFECEFCLSSMDEKVRAFDIELFVKELESLWSRGARNFKFIDRTFNLNIKTANILLDFFLTKEPPYFAHFEVVPDHFPESLKAKIALFTDGALQLEIGIQTLNPTIANNISRPLKLDKIKENIAFLENETNAHIHLDLIVGLPGETLKSFGANLDELVSLSNCEIQIGILKKLSGTYINRHDIEHGMIYSDIPPYDVLQTSQLSFFEIQTMKRFSRFWDLTYNSGNFKESVKLIWQDESVFENFYDFSLWIYSQTDSTWQISLQRLGELLFRYLCEVKKTDVKFVAKNMLEDMMRLKGRVVPNYLMPYTDNFTANNKQGTSGFNKRQQ is encoded by the coding sequence ATGAAAATCATTTTAACGACTCTAAATTCAAGATTTACACACACTTCAATAGCTCTGAGATATCTCTATGCAAACTTAAAAGAACTGCAAAATGATGCAAAAATCATAGAGTTTAGCATAAATGATGCCATCCAAACCATAGCCGAAAAACTTCTTATCCACTCCCCGCAAATCATTGGCATCGGTGTTTATATATGGAATGTTTCGCAAGTCAGCGAACTTATCCACATTATAAAAAAAATCTCCCCAAACACAAAGATAGTTCTCGGCGGTCCGGAAGTATCGCATGAGCCTTTTAGGGTAAATTTGGATAACGCCGATTTTATCATTCAGGGCGAAGGGGATGAGGCTTTTTATAGACTCTGCCGTGATATTTTTGATGCCAAACCGTCTAATAGAATTATAAAAATGGGTATGCCCTCTCTTAAAAACATAGAACTGCCGTATAAATTTTATACGGATGAGGATATAAAAAACCGCTACATCTATGTCGAAGCATCAAGAGGCTGTCCGTTTGAGTGTGAATTTTGCCTCTCATCTATGGATGAAAAAGTAAGAGCATTTGACATAGAGCTTTTTGTAAAAGAGCTTGAATCTCTATGGAGCAGAGGAGCAAGAAACTTTAAATTTATAGATAGAACTTTTAATCTCAATATAAAAACCGCAAACATTTTGCTTGACTTTTTTTTGACAAAAGAACCTCCGTATTTTGCACATTTTGAAGTCGTACCCGACCATTTCCCAGAATCTCTAAAAGCCAAAATCGCCCTATTTACCGACGGTGCACTGCAACTTGAAATCGGTATACAAACCCTAAATCCCACTATCGCAAACAACATCTCAAGACCTCTAAAACTGGATAAAATCAAAGAAAATATAGCTTTTTTAGAAAATGAGACAAACGCACACATACATCTTGACCTCATCGTCGGTCTGCCGGGCGAGACGCTAAAGAGTTTTGGAGCAAATCTTGATGAACTTGTGAGTTTAAGCAACTGCGAGATACAAATCGGCATACTCAAAAAACTCTCCGGAACTTACATAAACCGCCACGACATAGAACACGGTATGATATATAGCGATATTCCGCCCTATGATGTTTTGCAAACTTCACAGCTCTCGTTTTTTGAGATTCAAACAATGAAGAGATTTTCAAGATTTTGGGATTTGACTTACAACAGCGGCAACTTTAAAGAGAGCGTAAAGCTGATTTGGCAAGATGAGAGCGTGTTTGAGAATTTTTACGATTTTAGTTTATGGATATACTCTCAAACGGACTCCACTTGGCAAATCTCGCTTCAAAGGCTTGGCGAGCTGCTCTTTAGATATCTTTGCGAAGTCAAAAAAACAGATGTTAAGTTTGTCGCAAAAAATATGCTTGAGGATATGATGAGGCTAAAAGGCAGAGTAGTTCCGAACTACCTTATGCCTTATACTGACAATTTTACGGCAAACAACAAGCAAGGTACATCTGGTTTTAATAAAAGGCAGCAGTAA
- a CDS encoding transglutaminase-like cysteine peptidase, translating into MQKLKVLILLSLFFTNIFFADEPYVSESQLNEIGEKYDMVAKKRFIALQQTLDSVKEKSDLEKLEAVNNFFNEVRYASDMKVYGKKDYWATPCEFLCNDMGDCEDYVISKYCALKYLGVDRKKLFFTYARSTKYNELHMVLTYFETPKSEPLILDNYNRKIFPISERKDLTLVAYFTVIQLETLPKLQIKDSTPIYSFNGDIFDKVGKENEKSHKKWDELRLNIQRKKI; encoded by the coding sequence ATGCAGAAATTAAAAGTGCTTATATTATTATCACTATTTTTTACTAATATTTTTTTTGCAGATGAACCGTATGTGAGTGAATCGCAATTGAATGAAATCGGCGAGAAGTACGATATGGTTGCAAAAAAAAGATTTATCGCTCTTCAGCAAACCCTTGATTCCGTAAAAGAGAAGAGTGACTTAGAAAAGCTAGAAGCGGTAAACAATTTTTTTAATGAAGTCAGATATGCTTCGGATATGAAAGTTTACGGTAAAAAAGATTATTGGGCTACGCCGTGTGAATTTTTGTGTAACGATATGGGTGATTGCGAAGATTATGTAATAAGCAAGTATTGCGCCCTAAAATATCTCGGTGTTGATCGAAAAAAACTCTTTTTTACATATGCCCGCTCCACAAAATACAATGAACTGCACATGGTTCTAACCTACTTTGAGACACCAAAAAGCGAACCGCTTATTTTAGACAACTATAACCGTAAAATATTTCCCATATCAGAGAGAAAAGATTTAACCTTAGTCGCTTATTTCACAGTAATCCAACTCGAAACACTTCCAAAGTTGCAAATTAAAGATTCAACTCCGATTTACAGCTTTAACGGCGATATATTTGATAAAGTAGGCAAAGAGAATGAAAAATCTCACAAAAAATGGGATGAACTAAGACTCAATATACAAAGAAAAAAAATATGA